A single region of the Marmota flaviventris isolate mMarFla1 chromosome 10, mMarFla1.hap1, whole genome shotgun sequence genome encodes:
- the Slc2a7 gene encoding solute carrier family 2, facilitated glucose transporter member 7: MESTGSGTRTPPPTPPREGRLQPTLVLATLSAAFGSAFQYGYNIAVVNTPHQVFKSFYNETYFERHGTFMDEKALLLLWSCTVSMFPLGGLLGSLVVGLLVDRCGRKGTLLINNIFAILPAILMGVSKVAQAFELIIFSRVLVGVCAGISYSALPMYLGELAPKNLRGTLGTMTEVFVITGIFLAQVFSLQAVLGNPTGWPVLLALTGVPALIQLLSLPFFPESPRYTLIQRGDEETARQALGRLRGRAADVEAEMEDMRAEEREERAAGRLSVLNLFTFRALRWQLITILVLMAGQQLSGINAINYYADTIYISAGVEPAHSQYITVGAGIVNMVMTIISAVTVERLGRRPLLLAGYGICGSACLVLTLALLFQSTVPELSYLGVICILTYIAGHSIGPSPVPSVVRMEIFLQSSRPAALTVDGAVHWLTNFIVGLVFPSVQEAIGAYSFLVFAGLCLLTAVYTYVVIPETKGRTFVEINHIFAKRNGVEIPEIKEEVTGVGPHIPSVPAKETAL; the protein is encoded by the exons ATGGAGAGCACGGGGTCAGGGACGAGGACCCCTCCGCCCACCCCACCCAGGGAGGGG CGGCTGCAGCCCACGCTGGTGCTGGCCACGCTGAGTGCAGCCTTCGGCTCCGCCTTCCAGTACGGCTACAACATCGCCGTGGTCAACACGCCCCACCAG GTCTTCAAGTCGTTTTATAATGAAACCTACTTTGAGCGACATGGAACATTCATGGATGAGAAGGCCCTGCTGCTCCTGTGGTCCTGCACTGTGTCCATGTTTCCTCTGGGCGGCTTGTTGGGGTCTTTGGTGGTTGGCCTGCTGGTTGACAGGTGTGGCAG AAAGGGAACGCTGCTGATCAACAACATCTTCGCCATCCTCCCCGCCATCCTGATGGGAGTCAGCAAAGTGGCCCAGGCCTTTGAGCTGATCATCTTCTCTCGAGTGCTGGTGGGAGTCTGTGCAG GCATCTCCTACAGTGCTCTTCCCATGTACCTGGGAGAACTGGCTCCCAAGAATCTGAGAGGCACCCTGGGAACGATGACGGAGGTGTTCGTCATCACTGGAATCTTCCTGGCGCAGGTCTTCAGCCTGCAGGCCGTCCTGGGCAACCCCACAG GCTGGCCTGTGCTCTTGGCTCTCACGGGGGTCCCCGCGCTGATCCAgctcctctccctgcccttctTCCCCGAGAGCCCCCGCTACACCCTGATTCAGAGAGGAGACGAGGAGACCGCGCGGCAAG ctctggggaggctgagaggtCGCGCCGCCGACGTGGAGGCCGAGATGGAGGACATGCGAGCGGAGGAGCGCGAGGAGCGCGCGGCGGGCCGCCTGTCTGTGCTCAACCTCTTCACCTTCCGGGCCCTGCGCTGGCAGCTCATCACCATCCTCGTGCTCATGGCCGGCCAGCAGCTGTCCGGGATCAACGCG ATCAACTACTACGCAGACACCATCTATATATCTGCTGGCGTGGAGCCTGCTCACTCCCAGTACATAACCGTGGGCGCCGGCATTGTCAATATGGTGATGACCATCATCTCG GCCGTCACCGTGGAGCGGCTGGGGAGGCGGCCCCTCCTGCTGGCCGGCTACGGCATCTGCGGCTCCGCCTGCCTGGTGCTGACCCTGGCGCTCCTCTTCCAG AGCACAGTCCCTGAGCTGTCCTACCTGGGTGTCATCTGCATCCTCACCTACATCGCGGGACATTCCATCGGGCCCA GCCCCGTCCCCTCGGTGGTGAGGATGGAGATCTTCCTGCAGTCCTCCCGGCCGGCTGCCCTCACGGTGGACGGGGCTGTGCACTGGCTCACCAACTTCATCGTGGGCTTGGTATTCCCGTCGGTCCAG GAGGCCATCGGTGCCTACAGCTTCCTGGTCTTTGCTGGCCTCTGCCTCCTCACTGCGGTTTACACCTATGTGGTCATTCCTGAGACCAAGGGGAGAACATTTGTGGAGATAAACCATATCTTTGCCAAGAGGAATGGAGTGGAGATTCCAGAGATCAAAGAAGAAGTAACTGGGGTTGGCCCTCACATACCCTCTGTGCCTGCCAAGGAGACTGCCCTTTAG